From Drosophila virilis strain 15010-1051.87 chromosome X, Dvir_AGI_RSII-ME, whole genome shotgun sequence, the proteins below share one genomic window:
- the wapl gene encoding protein wings apart-like: MSRWGKNIVVPLDSLCKEKENTNRPTVARSVGTVGKWGKMGFTSTRTYTLSALHPMAAAAAAAAAAASPAQSPASTHDHDPNDMSVSVPEPPKPKKFFKSRNAAPPEVIAQIIQQLPHCVAATSPMRDQAAMTPTREPIKLKLAKGNSAERKRKSPKKKATATTAAAAAATTAALTPGAFGAAELSDGLALDAADQMDLGTGASPTAEPKGKKKKIKEEKKLKPEAPPSRILGRARKAVNYCEVDEDERYPTPIKDLVMPKTRAPETTTAASQDAATPAAPDPATATAAIPAAAAATDSNPALPPPTTAPSSAAVGITAGSASTMAASSVPSASASSSASRTPEHPPIVLRISKGTSRLVSTDSEEPPNSSPAQQQQPYETPSQDALPDHIEAIVPASTPKITVKPLRPPTAAEAQDAAAAAAAAAGSETLTQAATHEKINNDDDEEEEEEAVEEEEEEEEEDDEEEEEEPPEINYCTVKISPDKPPKERLKLIIKTDVIRNAIAKAAAAAAAKAAGEESRSEKKSKSKKHKHLKHAQLVEQLQPSLPAAGAGAVAVAAAPAPAPTASVAELANTEFKTPSPHLALSEPQQQQQQQPHPTHIQPLRGSVISPTTRSDHDFDSQSSVLGSISSKGNSTPQLLAQAVQEESCVIRSRGSSVITSDLETSQHSSLVAPPSDIESRLESMMMTIDGNNTGAAAATAAGTVAGSATDLHSRVEQPLQQDILSVLRGDVVPRLNGVDEPAAESKQPKRATRGRARKSNSNSNSNAEPAPTPTETRTRARAKPVEASSPTSTSTSVPAVTKRATRTRGSKRTETEMELVESPEKCLEAAEAPPRRGRAAARANNNNLANSNNNNNNNNNNINKIAANLSAKAEASRTTDYGAGSTAAGAGTRSYGRKRKNQQVTQLLPQGETDAATAEQLKLKLLEQQQQQEAQLNDDSQPTPAKMPHTELDVDLDAEPDPGMDELSNTSNSSSLQHDGSSSSPPPRDYKFKDKFKRTLTLDTQVAGAGAAAAAAAAAAAEAAATSSAANTGSEETQRGAVKLVISKKKGSIFKSRALVPSDQAEQASVAKRHLYKHSWDAALEANGGGTGSDASNASASTTAGGGAKADSLLASKVATIDAIYGDFGDSNSNNNTCSSSALRGESPALGKLTRQSKPQHSGQSSAAASSDAFDLELEPSPDEAGSGGGGTAGAAAGASAGAGERTGLRVDRKTKEYYTVVRNVKTAHQIQEIGEYQEMYDDVEYILDALQPHNPPPTRCLSALQLATKCMTPAFRMHVRAHGVVTKFFKALSDANKDLSLGLCTSAIMYILSQEGLNMDLDRDSLELMINLLEAEGVGVAAHTDRPNYERNKQKVRELCEEIKAQGKGTHLNVESITVGTLAMETLLSLTSKRAGEWFKEDLRKLGGLEHIIKTISDFCQPVIATAATDMALVAWEPALLDNMQTVARCLRVLENVTQHNEANQRYMLTYAKGRAVDTLCFLYRLCDRQLLLHPSTAEQNSSKEHPGVAMRELLIPVMKVLINLTHTFNEAQPSLGAELLGKRSDVIETSFHLLLLASNYIPDRCVFELSILVLTLLINLCMHTPPNRATLMQAHAPAEYVADNPTPGDQAVSAVQALLEYFYKCEELARLVEKNTDAFLESNEKSKKKQEEVEETVNNLVQRASHHMEHTLKGSYAAILIGNLITDNDQYETIVRRQLRGNSFKEIVGVLEKYHTFMNLTSSLEAAFVAHMKSTKKIIDNFKKRDYIYEHADEDHTMPMPLNLETTTHHHHHHHHHLHHHHHHEPNDAAAHTLDANASSSNTSIATSSSNNNASNSSSSNTTTTTNTASSSSGSGSGSVSGSSMPRVFKTYSSHR; the protein is encoded by the exons ATGTCGCGCTGGGGCAAGAACATTGTTGTGCCGCTGGACTCGCTCTGCAAGGAGAAGGAGAACACCAATCGGCCGACGGTGGCTCGCTCGGTCGGCACGGTGGGCAAATGGGGCAAGATGGGCTTCACCTCGACGCGCACCTATACACTATCCGCGCTGCATCCGATGgccgctgcggcggctgctgctgcggccgccgcCAGTCCCGCCCAGAGTCCGGCCTCCACGCACGATCACGATCCGAACGATATGTCCGTGTCGGTGCCGGAGCCGCCCAAGCCCAAGAAGTTCTTCAAGTCGCGCAACGCGGCGCCGCCCGAGGTGATAGCCCAGATAATACAACAGTTGCCGCACTGTGTTGCCGCTACGTCACCCATGCGGGATCAGGCGGCCATGACGCCCACACGGGAACCCATCAAGCTCAAGCTGGCCAAAGGCAACTCCGCTGAGCGGAAGCGTAAGTCGCCCAAGAAGAAGGCAACGgcgacgacggcggcggcggcagcggcaacgacGGCTGCCTTAACGCCAGGTGCGTTTGGCGCCGCCGAACTAAGCGATGGCCTGGCCCTGGATGCAGCCGATCAAATGGATCTGGGTACGGGCGCATCGCCAACGGCTGAGCCCAAGGGCAAGAAAAAGAAGATCAAGGAGGAGAAGAAACTGAAGCCCGAGGCGCCGCCATCACGTATTCTGGGACGAGCCCGCAAAGCGGTCAACTACTGCGAAGTGGACGAGGACGAACGCTATCCCACGCCCATCAAGGATCTGGTGATGCCCAAAACGCGTGCGcccgaaacaacaacagccgcatcCCAGGATGCTGCCACACCAGCAGCCCCAGacccagccacagccacagccgcaatccctgcagcagcagcagcaacagataGCAATCCAGCGCTTCCTCCGCCAACGACGGCGCCCAGTTCAGCAGCCGTTGGCATCACAGCCGGCTCAGCTTCCACAATGGCCGCATCTTCTGTGCCATCTGCATCCGCCTCATCCAGTGCTTCCCGCACGCCCGAACATCCGCCAATTGTTCTGCGCATTTCCAAA GGCACCTCACGTTTAGTCAGCACGGACAGCGAGGAGCCGCCAAATAGTTCGcctgcacagcagcagcagccatacGAGACGCCAAGCCAAGATGCGCTGCCCGATCATATAGAAGCCATAGTTCCTGCAAGTACGCCAAAAATAACTGTTAAACCGCTGCGACCGCCGACAGCGGCAGAAGCACAGgacgcagccgcagccgcagctgcagcagctggcagtgAAACGTTAACGCAGGCAGCGACGCACGAGAAAatcaacaacgacgacgacgaggaagaagaagaagaagcggtggaggaggaggaggaggaggaagaagaagacgacGAAGAGGAAGAGGAAGAACCGCCCGAAATCAATTATTGCACAGTGAAAATCTCACCAGATAAACCGCCCAAGGAGCGCCTGAAGCTGATCATCAAAACGGACGTCATACGGAACGCGATTGCCaaagcagccgccgccgctgcagcaAAAGCCGCCGGCGAGGAGTCGCGCAGCGAAAAGAAATCCAAAAGTAAAAAGCACAAACATTTAAAGCACGCTCAGCTAGTCGAGCAACTGCAGCCCAGTCtaccagcagcaggagcaggagcagttgcagttgctgctgcccctgcccctgccccaaCTGCATCGGTTGCCGAATTGGCAAATACGGAGTTTAAGACACCCTCGCCGCATCTGGCGCTGAGcgagccgcagcagcagcagcagcagcagccgcatccgACGCATATACAGCCTTTGCGGGGTTCGGTTATATCGCCAACGACACGCTCCGATCACGACTTCGATTCGCAGTCGTCGGTGCTGGGCAGCATCTCGTCCAAGGGCAACAGCACgccgcagctgctggcgcAGGCGGTGCAGGAGGAGAGCTGTGTGATACGCAGCCGGGGGTCCAGTGTCATAACCAGCGATCTAGAGACCAGCCAACACTCCTCACTGGTGGCGCCGCCCTCGGACATTGAGTCGCGACTGGAGTCCATGATGATGACCATCGATGGCAACAATACgggtgcagctgcagcaacagcagccggcaCAGTTGCTGGCTCAGCAACCGATCTGCATAGTCGTGTggagcagccgctgcagcaggaCATACTCTCTGTGCTGCGCGGCGATGTGGTGCCACGTCTGAATGGCGTCGACGAGCCGGCCGCGGAGTCCAAACAGCCAAAGCGGGCGACGCGCGGACGTGCGCGCAAGTccaatagcaatagcaatagcaatgCGGAGCCGGCGCCAACGCCTACGGAGACGCGCACCAGAGCGCGCGCCAAGCCAGTGGAGGCATCATCGCCCACGTCCACGTCCACGTCCGTGCCCGCGGTCACGAAGCGTGCCACACGCACGCGCGGCAGCAAGagaacggaaacggaaatggaGCTGGTCGAGTCGCCCGAAAAGTGCTTGGAGGCAGCTGAGGCGCCGCCGCGACGCGGACGTGCCGCTGCgcgcgccaacaacaacaatttggccaacagcaataataacaacaacaacaacaataacaacatcaacaaaattGCCGCCAACTTGTCCGCCAAAGCGGAAGCCAGTCGCACCACAGACTATGGCGCAGGCAGCACAGCCGCCGGAGCCGGAACACGTAGCTATGGACGCAAGCGGAAAAATCAGCAGGtgacgcagctgctgccacaggGCGAAACGGATGCCGCGACGGCGGAGCAACTAAAGCTGAAGCttctggagcagcagcagcagcaggaagcGCAGCTGAACGATGATAGCCAGCCAACGCCGGCCAAGATGCCGCACACGGAGCTGGATGTGGACCTGGACGCGGAGCCTGATCCGGGCATGGATGAGCTGTCGAATACATCGAACAGCTCCTCGTTACAGCACGATGGCTCCTCatcgtcgccgccgccgcgtgATTACAAATTTAAGGATAAGTTCAAGCGCACGCTCACCCTGGATACGCAGGTGGCGGgcgctggagctgctgctgcagccgccgccgctgccgctgcggaggcagcagcaaccagcAGTGCCGCCAACACTGGCAGCGAGGAGACACAGCGCGGCGCCGTCAAGCTGGTCATCTCCAAGAAGAAGGGCAGCATCTTCAAGAGCCGGGCGCTGGTGCCCTCCGATCAGGCCGAGCAGGCGTCGGTGGCCAAGCGACATCTGTACAAGCACAGCTGGGATGCGGCACTGGAGGCCAACGGCGGCGGCACTGGCAGCGATGCCAGCAATGCCTCCGCCTCGACGACAGCGGGCGGCGGCGCCAAGGCGGACAGCCTGCTTGCCAGCAAAGTGGCCACCATCGATGCCATCTACGGGGACTTTGGTGACAGCAACTCCAACAACAATACCTGCAGCAGTTCCGCGCTGCGCGGCGAAAGTCCCGCCCTGGGCAAACTGACGCGCCAGTCCAAGCCGCAGCACAGTGGACAATCCTCGGCGGCGGCGTCAAGCGATGCCTTCGACCTTGAACTGGAACCGAGTCCAGATGAAGCTGGttccggcggcggcggcacggctggagctgcagctggcgctagtgctggtgctggtgagCGGACGGGTCTGCGCGTGGATCGCAAAACCAAGGAATACTATACGGTGGTGCGGAATGTGAAGACGGCGCATCAAATACAGGAGATTGGCGAGTACCAGGAGATGTATGACGATGTCGAGTACATACTGGATGCACTGCAGCCGCACAATCCACCGCCGACACGCTGCCTATCCGCCTTGCAGCTGGCCACCAAATGTATGACGCCCGCCTTTCGTATGCATGTGCGCGCCCATGGCGTTGTCACCAAGTTCTTTAAG GCGCTATCGGATGCCAACAAGGATCTGAGCCTGGGCCTGTGCACCTCGGCCATTATGTATATACTCTCGCAGGAGGGCCTCAACATGGATCTCGATCGGGATTCGCTCGAGCTGATGATCAATTTGCTGGAAGCCGAAGGCGTGGGCGTCGCTGCGCACACAGACCGTCCCAATTATGAGAGGAACAAGCAAAAGGTGCGCGAACTATGCGAGGAGATCAAGGCCCAGGGCAAGGGCACCCATCTGAATGTCGAGTCGATAACGGTGGGCACTTTAGCAATGGAAACGCTGCTCTCGTTAACCTCAAAGCGTGCGGGCGAATGGTTCAAAGAGGATCTACGCAAACTTGGCGGCCTGGAGCATATTATCAAGACAATATCTGATTTCTGTCAGCCGGTAATTGCCACAGCTGCCACGGACATGGCCCTGGTCGCCTGGGAGCCAGCTCTGCTCGATAATATGCAAACGGTGGCGCGCTGTTTGCGCGTCCTCGAGAATGTTACCCAGCACAATGAGGCGAATCAGCGGTATATGCTCACCTATGCCAAGGGACGGGCCGTGGATACGCTGTGCTTCCTTTACCGCCTGTGTGatcgccagctgctgctgcatcccTCGACAGCCGAACAGAATAGCAGCAAAGAGCATCCGGGCGTGGCGATGCGCGAACTCCTCATACCCGTCATGAAGGTGCTCATCAATCTGACGCACACGTTCAACGAGGCTCAGCCCTCGCTGGGCGCCGAGCTGCTCGGCAAGCGCAGCGATGTCATCGAGACATCATTCCATCTGCTGTTGCTTGCGTCCAACTACATTCCGGATCGCTGTGTCTTCGAGCTGAGCATTCTG GTGCTGACCCTGCTCATCAATCTGTGCATGCACACGCCGCCCAATCGTGCCACACTGATGCAGGCCCATGCGCCGGCCGAATATGTGGCGGACAATCCAACGCCCGGTGATCAGGCGGTCAGTGCGGTTCAGGCGCTGCTCGAGTACTTCTACAAGTGCGAGGAGCTGGCCAG ACTTGTGGAGAAGAACACGGACGCCTTCCTCGAGAGCAACGAGAAGAGCAAAAAGAAGCAGGAGGAGGTCGAGGAGACAGTCAACAATC TTGTGCAACGCGCCAGCCATCACATGGAGCACACGCTGAAAGGCAGCTATGCGGCGATATTAATTGGTAACCTGATAACCGACAACGACCAGTATGAGACA
- the Karl gene encoding apolipoprotein D, with protein sequence MLLTQRAAQVLPLLLLRLLLELTELPSATAWLKFNSYTALGRKRTDLRKKCPNVRAIRNFDLELMMGNWHVVQYYASTEELPEYACMRSNFAFSSEDQHITMNFSYIFAEDPLREKLQGNITWLIPDFGTPGHWMHTEDIYEGIYNTYVLDTDYRNWGLIMHCAEKKKHPRYLSALLLSRQPTLGDNVITFLREKLPRYDIDLSFMFAINQTLCEHLMESSKDDPLAYIVNGQQSITDSFKLINKP encoded by the exons ATGTTGCTCACGCAGAGGGCAGCGCAggtgctgccgctgctactgctgcggctgctgctcgaaCTGACGGAGCTGCCCAGCGCCACGGCCTGGCTGAAGTTCAACAGTTACACGGCGCTCGGCCGGAAGCGCACGGATCTGCGCAAGAAGTGTCCAAAT GTGCGCGCCATACGCAACTTTGATCTGGAGCTAATGATGGGCAATTGGCATGTGGTCCAATATTATGCCTCCACGGAGGAGCTGCCCGAATATGCGTGCATGCGCAGCAATTTTGCCTTTTCCAGTGAGGATCAGCAT ATAACCATGAACTTTAGCTACATCTTTGCCGAAGATCCGCTGCGCGAGAAGCTGCAAGGCAACATCACGTGGCTGATACCGGACTTTGGCACGCCCGGCCACTGGATGCACACCGAGGACATAT ACGAGGGCATTTACAACACCTATGTGCTGGACACGGATTATAGGAACTGGGGTCTGATCATGCACTGTGCCGAGAAGAAGAAACATCCGCGATATTTGTCCGCATTGCTGCTGTCGCGGCAGCCCACGCTGGGCGATAATGTGATTACATTTTTGAG AGAGAAATTGCCACGCTATGATATTGACTTGTCGTTCATGTTTGCCATAAATCAAACATTGTGCGAGCATCTGATGGAGTCGAGCAAAGATGATCCGCTGGCGTATATTGTGAATGGACAGCAGAGCATTACAGATAGCTTTAAGCTGATTAATAAACCataa
- the dy gene encoding uncharacterized protein dy, with the protein MQRQQQHSQQQHQQQPQQHRQQQQQQKQRQQQQAQQQQQQQEQQQQQQPNILKQQQQQHQQMRSQSCRQRLGIKKIWLPLIIFLSLQLALIRADEVEVVKAIAGGGNDELSMGLSEQDNEVDQMALESEQEQQQQQQQQQQQQQQQQQQQQQQQQQLQQQQQQQQLQQQQQSMSGPKVQVHYQHNGPPQAPPGLSLGLGPARSNNHQNIPMSFGQPFGPPPPPGAQFYKGPPPPAPQRPPPPPPQVQQVQQQVQQVQVQSLPDLSVGASSNNEIWASPVQDMPKIVSLDVKCEKSGMKVFVQFDKPFNGIVFSKGHYSNMNCVHLPSGLGRSSASFDIGLHECGTAGNTDNYNQGYGHEAGGGAGAGTYFENIIVIQYDPQVQEVWDQARKLRCTWHDQYEKSVTFRPFPVDMLDVVRADFAGDNVGCWMQIQVGKGPWASEVSGLVKIGQTMTMVLAIKDDDSKFDMLVRNCVAHDGKRAPIQLVDQRGCVTRPKLMSRFTKIKNFGASASVLSYAHFQAFKFPDSMEVHFQCTIQICRYHCPDQCSAETNLQDVHHLQVGPESQYGPPPPQLHVDAYHVASAIGKRRDERRVQRRARAVAETTEQVGLNRIIKVVSSGDLTFAIDEQAAGNGNGNGNGTNNSNTLPQTMVFPVREEGLICMTTPGFAITLIVLLGILVTSCLISAVLYVRLRPFSSFTAKERAVAFTNPQLAAAALPVIHLPSPADALPGTLSKKRALS; encoded by the exons atgcagcgacaacagcaacactcacagcaacagcatcaacagcagccgcaacaacaccgacaacaacaacaacaacaaaaacaacgtcaacaacaacaagcacaacaacaacaacaacaacaagaacaacaacaacaacaacagccaaatatcttaaagcagcaacaacagcaacatcaacaaatgCGTTCCCAAAGCTGTCGACAACGTCTGGGGATCAAAAAGATTTGGCTGCCGCTTATCATTTTCCTTTCACTGCAG CTCGCTTTGATCCGCGCGGATGAGGTTGAGGTGGTGAAGGCAATCGCTGGCGGCGGCAATGATGAGCTCTCCATGGGACTTAGCGAGCAAGACAATGAGGTGGATCAAATGGCACTCGAATCggaacaggaacagcagcaacagcagcagcagcagcaacaacagcagcagcaacaacaacagcaacagcagcagcagcagcagcaactacaacaacaacaacagcagcagcagctgcagcagcagcaacaatccaTGTCGGGGCCCAAGGTGCAGGTGCATTACCAGCACAATGGCCCGCCGCAGGCACCACCCGGTCTCAGTCTGGGCCTGGGCCCAGCTAGAA GCAACAACCATCAGAATATACCCATGAGCTTTGGACAGCCGTTTggaccgccgccgccgccgggcGCACAATTCTATAAGGGACCACCGCCGCCGGCACCGCAGCgtccaccgccgccgccgccgcaggtGCAGCAGGTGCAACAGCAGGTGCAGCAGGTGCAGGTGCAATCGCTGCCCGATCTGAGCGTGGGCGCCTCCAGCAACAACGAGATCTGGGCCTCGCCCGTTCAGGATATGCCCAAGATCGTTTCGCTGGACGTTAAGTGCGAGAAGAGCGGCATGAAGGTCTTTGTGCAGTTCGACAAGCCCTTCAATGGCATCGTCTTCTCCAAGGGCCACTACAGCAACATGAACTGTGTGCATTTGCCCTCCGGCCTGGGCCGCAGCTCGGCCAGCTTTGATATTGGACTGCACGAATGCGGCACCGCCGGCAACACCGACAACTACAATCAGGGCTACGGGCATGAGGCTGGCGGCGGTGCCGGAGCTGGCACGTACTTTGAGAACATCATTGTCATCCAGTACGATCCGCAGGTGCAGGAGGTGTGGGATCAGGCGCGCAAGCTGCGCTGCACCTGGCACGATCAGTACGAGAAAAGCGTCACCTTCCGGCCGTTCCCGGTGGACATGCTGGATGTGGTGCGCGCCGATTTTGCCGGCGACAATGTCGGCTGCTGGATGCAAATCCAGGTGGGCAAGGGTCCTTGGGCATCGGAAGTCTCCGGCCTGGTCAAAATCGGCCAGACCATGACCATGGTGCTGGCCATCAAGGACGATGACTCCAAATTCGATATGCTTGTGCGCAACTGTGTTGCCCACGATGGTAAACGTGCGCCCATCCAGCTGGTGGATCAGCGCGGCTGCGTCACCCGACCCAAGCTAATGTCACGCTTCACCAAGATCAAGAACTTTGGCGCGTCCGCCTCGGTGCTGTCGTATGCCCACTTCCAGGCGTTCAAGTTCCCCGACTCGATGGAGGTGCACTTCCAGTGCACCATACAGATCTGTCGCTACCATTGCCCGGATCAGTGCAGCGCCGAGACAAATCTACAGGATGTACACCATCTGCAGGTGGGGCCCGAGTCCCAGTATggcccgccgccgccgcagctgcaTGTGGATGCCTATCATGTGGCCAGTGCCATTGGCAAGCGACGCGACGAGCGACGCGTCCAGCGACGGGCACGCGCCGTAGCCGAGACCACGGAGCAGGTGGGCCTCAATCGCATCATCAAGGTGGTGTCCTCCGGCGATCTGACCTTTGCCATTGACGAGCAGGCGgccggcaacggcaacggcaatggcaacggcaccaacaacagcaacacattgCCCCAGACCATGGTGTTCCCGGTGCGAGAGGAGGGACTCATTTGCATGACCACGCCGGGCTTTGCCATTACGCTTATTGTGCTGCTGGGAATTTTGGTCACATCCTGCCTCATCTCGGCGGTGCTCTACGTACGCCTGAGGCCCTTCTCCAGCTTCACCGCCAAGGAGCGCGCCGTCGCCTTTACGAATCCACAGCTGGCGGCCGCCGCCCTGCCCGTCATCCATCTGCCGTCGCCGGCCGATGCACTGCCGGGCACGCTCTCCAAGAAGCGGGCGCTCTCATGA
- the m gene encoding uncharacterized protein m — MWSPQKGPTRLWDLRFSSCIFILHLMFSLVIAGNELWPMDRPDGMPNIVSLEVMCGKDHMDVHLTFSNPFEGIVSSKGQHSDPRCVYVPPSTGKTFFSFRISYSRCGTKPDLNGQFYENTVVVQYDKDLLEVWDEAKRLRCEWFNDYEKTASKPPMVIADLDVIQLDFRGDNVDCWMEIQHGKGPWAPPVSGIVPLGSTLTLVVAINDYRGEFDMRVKSCVASDGSGHVINLSDEFGCVLRPKMISRFLKARAPDERATVITYAFFHAFKFPDALSVHIKCKVEICRHGCLDHCQNTAAGEGLGPAIGNAHERKDVHIGDAMGSSSNNDMHRDLAMPPANLGHGPQSGHHGLGMGLGMGMGMDHDIFYEDIIHDHKQTMGGGAGGGGGGPDLYEEKSGNLQPRPVHEDPDEEADLSDLFGDDDLSDMDGDGERYLGLKKSGKFPHGPRQLEAQKRMGVPMAGPRSLEPKSELDDVPRPVYRPQAEALKQTRDDHIDLDEPNANSSTESTATQTQTQTPQGSSRRRRRSLVIADRKVRSADVGVSGLYDVISEADLAFSPDSKQEAVTVFQGKISEEVVYGICMPVPGFSILFIVVISATIVSALIAGSLLYRYQLQKEALEKQTPMPVPGTLASWMTLRLFRLRHLQQQQQQQQQQQQQQQLPSATAGHETVQ, encoded by the exons tttagtttagtcATAGCTGGTAATGAACTGTGGCCCATGGATCGGCCAGATGGTATGCCAAACATAGTTTCACTGGAGGTCATGTGTGGTAAGGATCATATGGACGTACATTTGACGTTCTCCAATCCCTTCGAAGGCATTGTTAGCTCCAAAG GACAACACAGTGATCCGcgttgtgtgtatgtgccaCCATCGACGGGCAAGACGTTCTTCTCGTTCCGCATCTCGTACTCACGCTGCGGCACCAAACCGGATCTCAACGGCCAGTTCTATGAGAATACG GTAGTCGTGCAGTATGACAAGGATCTGCTGGAGGTCTGGGACGAGGCGAAGCGTTTGCGCTGCGAGTGGTTCAACGACTATGAGAAGACCGCCTCCAAGCCCCCGATGGTAATTGCCGATTTGGATGTAATACAGCTTGACTTTCGCG GCGATAATGTTGATTGCTGGATGGAGATACAACATGGCAAGGGACCCTGGGCGCCGCCGGTGAGCGGCATTGTGCCACTGGGATCGACGCTCACCTTGGTGGTGGCCATCAACGACTATCGCG GTGAATTTGATATGCGCGTCAAGTCGTGCGTCGCCTCGGACGGCTCGGGACATGTCATCAATCTATCGGATGAGTTTGGCTGTGTGCTGCGTCCCAAGATGATCTCACGCTTCCTCAAGGCGCGCGCACCCGATGAGCGCGCCACGGTCATAACCTATGCCTTCTTCCATGCCTTCAAGTTTCCGGATGCGCTCAGCGTGCACATCAAGTGCAAGGTCGAGATTTGCCGACACGGCTGCCTGGATCACTGCCAGAACACGGCGGCCGGCGAGGGGCTAGGCCCGGCCATTGGCAATGCCCACGAGCGCAAGGATGTGCACATCGGTGATGCcatgggcagcagcagcaacaatgatATGCACAGAGATCTGGCCATGCCGCCGGCCAACCTGGGTCACGGTCCGCAGTCCGGACACCATGGCCTGGGCATGGGcttgggcatgggcatgggtaTGGATCATGACATCTTCTACGAGGACATCATACACGATCACAAACAGACCATGGGCGGCGgtgctggcggcggcggcggtgggcCTGATCTGTACGAGGAGAAGAGCGGCAATCTGCAGCCGCGACCCGTGCACGAGGACCCCGATGAGGAGGCCGATCTGTCCGATCTCTTTGGCGACGATGATTTGAGCGATATGGATGGCGACGGTGAGCGCTATTTGGGACTTAAGAAGAGCGGCAAATTTCCGCACGGTCCACGCCAGCTGGAGGCGCAAAAGCGCATGGGCGTGCCCATGGCCGGACCGCGCTCTCTGGAGCCGAAATCTGAGCTGGATGATGTGCCGCGTCCCGTTTACCGGCCACAGGCGGAGGCATTGAAACAAACGCGCGATGATCACATTGATCTCGACGAGCCAAATGCCAACAGCTCCACAGAGTCGACGGCGACACAGACGCAGACACAGACGCCGCAAGGCAGCAGCCGCCGGCGTCGTCGATCCTTGGTCATAGCGGATCGCAAGGTGCGCAGCGCCGATGTCGGCGTCAGCGGGCTGTACGATGTCATCTCTGAGGCGGATCTGGCCTTCTCGCCGGACTCCAAACAGGAGGCGGTCACCGTCTTTCAGGGCAAGATCAGTGAGGAGGTCGTCTACGGCATTTGCATGCCGGTGCCCGGCTTCAGCATACTCTTCATCGTGGTCATCTCGGCGACCATTGTCTCGGCGCTAATTGCCGGCTCACTGCTCTATCGCTATCAGCTGCAGAAGGAGGCGCTCGAGAAGCAGACGCCCATGCCCGTGCCGGGCACACTGGCCTCCTGGATGACGCTGCGCCTCTTCCGCTTGCGACacctgcaacaacagcagcagcagcagcagcaacaacagcagcagcaacagttgcccaGCGCCACTGCTGGCCATGAAACGGTGCAGTGA